The Drosophila bipectinata strain 14024-0381.07 chromosome 2L, DbipHiC1v2, whole genome shotgun sequence genome has a segment encoding these proteins:
- the LOC108126987 gene encoding uncharacterized protein: protein MKVSLALWGTLCLWVVAANAQGFIPPPNAGLHNAPPFHNSQRRQLNLQQYNQQNFVQAGVELPIPHRPQQHTHIHHQAPQQQHRFGQFPQQQQQQQAQQQQHLQQNQQFQRSTQNQLQTAPQFPQQHPQHQQLPSPAGGLDLHHQNFLDLRNFAGSQQPQQQQQHRHKQFDSRLQSTAFPPQPSPETYQQQQQQQQQQQFGFQQPQQFGPQVLPQTTQKLPSQAPVPTFQTIPQQQQQQQPAFNYQQQPNQQQYQLTPQLGLPVPQIFSNVQATPFPEPTRGTFQQQPQQPHQQVQQQPQFQHQFVNAQAPIQTQTQAADQEYKQKLIQKHEQFVAKQYEKQQHKVRQQHEEFLAKQHQIKQHILPTIITQHNGNFQNPQYVGGPVRGRPVAHPTEYNQFNSALQQYYKEHPTTTTTTTTTTTTTEATTTPKKNIYAQVKSELGKYPTQKGKKPVKTIARDDLLKQLKAALSEAPQQPLTGNKTYDEMDLVLPNGQRVQVIRTTDPNLVQGQKAYSQEQLQTLLAQQALGGDAKLSLSDVAPSKSKDLELPGGGKVQILRSPDPQESDSLPTGSLPGGVDLSGLAALYGGGAGDIQGISSGANSIASSAVITSDSDDPPSLEELAKRGLIPDGYEIEGLSPKSQAPATAAPPPVPAKKKATYVYLEEQSDGSFKIQGVKANGEKETKQTGAEVESILERIRSGEIKLPPSVSRLTLPNDELVEIKSGKIIQTTRAPSTTTSTTTTTTTTPTPFVSRGTPHNHRQYHPSRISTSTTTSTTTTSAPVTQRHNLFFESTTNQANAASLVRTTPAPIYSASTVTVAPYLGGASTHFPVVTERLSDVTHNPEPVPSNTQYADALVQETENSEKAAQASPAVGSVLSNPSEDLIQILKANGLFAMAKYLRQSGLDSILNETGPYTIFVPTDKAFKNLLVQLGGPERAEEKFQSNPRLLSGLLLHHVIPGAFEIATLQDEMTGVSLAGTQLRVNQYNMHDQEWNDVTLTTINGAMVVLNKKDIKIPQGVAHAVDRVMFPLPVGDLLQTLQSDREGRFSNFLKILYTSGLSEKLQSKGVKTYTVFAPVDKSFSELDSDTLEKLYNDKEAAEQFAMKHIVPGALFSAGMRFYQVKDSLYTGKTVILQKTSAGKIKVNDAQMVTSNIPATNGVIHALDGVLA, encoded by the exons CCGCCCTTTCACAACTCGCAGCGCCGCCAGTTGAATCTGCAACAGTACAACCAGCAAAACTTTGTCCAGGCGGGTGTGGAGCTGCCCATTCCCCACCGTCCCCAGCAGCACACCCACATCCACCACCAGGcaccgcagcagcagcaccgcTTTGGGCAGTtcccacagcagcagcagcagcagcaggcccagcagcaacagcatttGCAACAAAACCAACAGTTCCAGCGCTCGACCCAAAACCAACTGCAGACAGCTCCCCAGTTCCCGCAGCAACATCCGCAGCATCAGCAGTTGCCCTCACCGGCCGGAGGCCTTGATCTGCATCACCAGAACTTTTTGGATTTGCGTAACTTTGCGGGATCCCAGCaaccccagcagcagcagcaacatcgtCACAAGCAGTTTG ACTCGCGGCTGCAATCCACGGCTTTTCCTCCTCAGCCTTCGCCGGAAACctaccagcaacagcaacagcaacaacagcagcagcaattcGGCTTCCAGCAGCCCCAGCAGTTCGGGCCCCAAGTGCTGCCCCAGACCACGCAGAAGCTGCCCAGCCAGGCTCCAGTGCCCACCTTCCAGACCAttccccagcagcagcagcagcaacagcctgCTTTCAACTACCAGCAACAGCCCAACCAGCAACAGTATCAGTTGACTCCTCAGCTGGGATTGCCGGTGCCCCAAATCTTCAGCAACGTTCAGGCCACTCCATTCCCAGAGCCGACCCGGGGAACCTTCCAGCAACAGCCCCAACAGCCACACCAGCAGGTCCAACAGCAACCCCAGTTCCAGCATCAGTTCGTAAACGCGCAGGCCCCGATCCAGACCCAGACGCAGGCTGCCGACCAGGAGTACAAGCAGAAACTGATCCAGAAGCACGAGCAATTCGTGGCCAAGCAGTACGAGAAGCAGCAGCACAAGGTGCGCCAGCAGCATGAGGAGTTCCTGGCCAAGCAGCACCAGATCAAGCAGCACATTCTGCCCACAATCATCACGCAACACAATGGAAACTTCCAGAATCCTCAGTATGTGGGAGGTCCGGTGCGAGGAAGGCCGGTGGCACATCCCACGGAGTACAACCAGTTCAACAGTGCCCTGCAGCAGTACTACAAGGAGCACCCGACCACGACCACTACTACAACCACAACTACTACTACAACGGAGGCTACCACCACGCCCAAGAAAAACATCTACGCCCAGGTCAAGTCTGAGCTTGGAAAGTACCCAACCCAGAAGGGAAAGAAGCCAGTGAAGACCATTGCCCGCGATGACTTGCTCAAGCAACTGAAGGCCGCCTTGTCAGAGGCTCCGCAGCAACCACTGACCGGCAACAAGACCTATGACGAGATGGATCTGGTGCTGCCCAATGGGCAACGGGTGCAGGTGATCCGGACCACAGACCCCAACCTGGTGCAGGGCCAAAAGGCCTACTCTCAGGAGCAGTTGCAGACCTTGCTGGCTCAGCAGGCTTTGGGAGGCGATGCTAAGCTCAGTCTCAGCGATGTGGCGCCATCCAAGAGCAAGGACCTCGAGTTGCCCGGTGGCGGAAAGGTGCAGATCCTCCGATCCCCCGACCCACAAGAGTCGGACTCCCTGCCAACCGGGTCCCTGCCAGGCGGCGTCGATCTCTCCGGCCTGGCCGCTCTGTACGGAGGAGGAGCTGGCGACATCCAGGGTATCAGCAGTGGAGCCAACAGTATTGCCAGTTCGGCGGTTATCACCTCCGACTCGGATGATCCACCATCGCTCGAGGAACTGGCCAAGCGGGGACTCATCCCCGACGGCTATGAGATCGAGGGCCTGAGTCCAAAGTCCCAGGCACCGGCCACCGCTGCTCCTCCCCCAGTGCCTGCCAAGAAGAAGGCCACATACGTGTACCTGGAGGAGCAGTCCGATGGCAGCTTCAAGATTCAAGGAGTCAAGGCCAACGGCGAGAAAGAGACTAAGCAAACGGGCGCCGAGGTGGAGAGTATTCTGGAGCGAATCCGTAGCGGCGAGATCAAGCTTCCTCCCTCTGTTTCCCGCCTGACCCTGCCCAACGATGAACTGGTAGAGATTAAGAGCGGCAAGATCATCCAGACCACCAGAGCGCCAAGCACCACGACCTCGACCACCACTACCACGACCACCACACCCACACCGTTTGTTTCCCGTGGAACACCCCACAACCACAGGCAGTATCACCCATCCAGGATTTCGACCTCTACTACCACAAGCACCACCACAACCTCCGCTCCAGTGACTCAGCGTCATAATTTGTTCTTCGAGAGCACCACCAACCAAGCCAATGCCGCCAGCCTCGTTCGCACCACTCCCGCCCCCATTTACAGTGCTTCGACGGTTACGGTTGCGCCTTACCTGGGCGGAGCCTCCACCCACTTCCCCGTGGTCACCGAGCGACTGTCGGATGTCACCCACAACCCAGAACCGGTGCCATCCAACACCCAATACGCCGATGCCCTTGTCCAGGAGACGGAGAACAGTGAGAAGGCTGCCCAGGCCAGCCCTGCTGTCGGTTCCGTGCTGTCTAACCCTAGCGAGGATCTGATCCAAATCCTCAAGGCCAATGGCCTGTTCGCCATGGCCAAGTACCTGCGGCAGTCTGGACTGGATAGCATCCTGAACGAGACGGGTCCCTACACAATTTTCGTGCCCACGGACAAGGCTTTCAAGAACTTGCTGGTGCAACTGGGCGGACCTGAGCGCGCTGAGGAGAAGTTCCAGTCCAACCCTAGGCTCTTGAGCGGG CTCTTACTTCACCACGTAATCCCCGGAGCCTTTGAAATTGCCACCCTGCAGGACGAGATGACTGGAGTTTCCCTCGCTGGAACTCAGTTGCGAGTGAATCAGTACAACATGCACGACCAGGAGTGGAATGATGTGACT CTGACTACGATCAATGGAGCCATGGTTGTGCTAAACAAGAAGGACATCAAGATACCACAGGGAGTGGCCCATGCTGTGGACCGTGTGATGTTCCCTCTGCCGGTCGGAGACTTGCTTCAAACGTTGCAGTCTGATCGCGAGGGTCGCTTCAGCAACTTCCTGAAGATCCTGTACACCTCTGGATTGTCCGAGAAGCTGCAGAGCAAGG GTGTCAAGACATACACTGTCTTTGCTCCAGTGGACAAGAGCTTCAGCGAACTGGACTCGGATACTTTGGAGAAGCTCTACAATGACAAGGAGGCTGCGGAGCAGTTTGCCATGAAGCACATCGTGCCGGGAGCTCTCTTCTCGGCCGGTATGCGCTTCTACCAGGTCAAGGACTCGCTGTACACCGGCAAAACCGTGATCCTGCAGAAGACGTCGGCCGGAAAAATCAAGGTGAACGACGCCCAGATGGTCACATCGAACATTCCGGCCACCAACGGAGTGATCCACGCCCTGGACGGTGTCCTGGCGTGA
- the LOC108126898 gene encoding uncharacterized protein: MASKRKASVLLHKETIPATPTVTTDTTSSVVGVATGGVGGGSGAGGGGIVGAGGLLGEVVSGLSGGGGSESEAYAGLMKDADKLKLMLLAWNYQNSTAVRNGTEGPDLSVVGGLWAQYQNALAQNAAAAAAASVKMDSSLSPVPRQDTHSPMETQDETNSSGQKEEDEVSEDDSDDKLDEKLATTHDPERLKAFNMFVRLFVDENLDRIIPISKQPKEKIQAIIDSCARQFPEFSDRSRKRIRTYLKSCRRNKKTRDGWENTTRPTPAHLTSVQAEQILAIACENESMNAKRMRIGLEPITHAVPAPGSAVAAAAAAAAAAAVVAATSSGAGGTSTTTAGNATVTCGVGGAADAAGLTSVAAAALPFVSAVGFARSTPNSEHAEALPFGAAGTVGGSAGGGSASGGQVGGGGGMSSARSSPLALSSNASVSGGASVTGLTLANGAGASNGAGLPASSPYTTDFSSPSTASPFVAAAAAAAVAAGRAPSYPGYFPGVAGLGNVTPTDLSMKPNSLASGIGGNLVSNNNSNNSVAGNINSQLSAANLASLSNANNNNALVTATQQLQQLQQQQQQQQQQQQQQQQQQLLGGGGGMDGQSNRVPPILPHKLSANEVTAARQVISAYRESAAFLLRTADQVEQLLVQQQ, encoded by the exons GAAACCATCCCAGCAACACCGACCGTGACCACCGATACCACCAGCAGCGTGGTTGGCGTGGCCACCGGGGGCGTAGGAGGAGGCTCCGGTGCGGGTGGTGGCGGCATCGTCGGCGCGGGCGGACTTCTCGGCGAAGTGGTCAGCGGCCTGAGCGGCGGCGGGGGCAGCGAATCGGAGGCGTACGCCGGCCTGATGAAGGACGCCGACAAGCTGAAGCTGATGCTGCTCGCCTGGAACTACCAGAACTCGACGGCTGTCCGCAACGGAACCGAGGGTCCGGACCTCTCGGTGGTGGGTGGTCTGTGGGCCCAGTACCAGAACGCTCTGGCCCAAAACgctgcagcagcggcggcggccaGTGTCAAGATGGACAGTTCGCTGTCGCCGGTGCCGCGGCAAGACACTCACTCGCCCATGGAGACCCAGGACGAGACGAACTCGTCTGGGCAGAAGGAGGAAGACGAGGTCTCCGAGGACGACTCCGACGACAAGCTGGATGAGAAGTTGGCCACCACACACGATCCCGAGCGCCTCAAGGCCTTCAAT ATGTTTGTCCGACTGTTTGTGGACGAGAACCTGGACCGCATCATTCCGATATCGAAGCAGCCGAAGGAGAAGATTCAGGCTATCATCGACTCGTGCGCCCGCCAGTTCCCAGAGTTCAGTGACAGATCCCGCAAACGTATTCGAACCTATCTGAAGTCATGCAGGCGCAATAAGAAGACCCGAGATGGATGGGAGAACACG ACCCGACCCACTCCCGCTCATCTCACGTCCGTGCAGGCGGAACAAATCCTGGCCATCGCCTGTGAGAACGAGTCCATGAATGCCAAGCGAATGAGGATTGGCCTGGAGCCCATTACCCATGCGGTTCCGGCGCCGGGAAGCGCAGTCGCCgcagcagccgccgccgctgccgctgctgctgtggtGGCTGCCACCAGCTCAGGAGCCGGAGGAACTAGCACAACGACCGCTGGCAACGCCACCGTCACCTGCGGCGTGGGAGGTGCCGCGGATGCTGCCGGACTCACCAGTGTCGCGGCTGCAGCTCTGCCCTTTGTTAGCGCCGTTGGCTTCGCCCGCTCTACCCCCAACTCGGAGCACGCGGAGGCCCTGCCCTTTGGGGCGGCCGGCACGGTAGGAGGCAGCGCGGGTGGTGGCAGTGCGAGCGGCGGTCAAGTGGGCGGTGGCGGGGGCATGAGCTCGGCGCGCAGCTCTCCCCTCGCCCTCAGCTCGAATGCCAGCGTGAGTGGCGGTGCTAGTGTCACCGGCCTCACCCTGGCCAATGGCGCCGGGGCCTCCAACGGAGCCGGTCTGCCGGCCAGCAGTCCCTACACCACGGATTTCAGCTCCCCTTCGACGGCCTCGCCGTTTgtggcggcggcagcagcagcggccgTAGCTGCCGGCCGGGCTCCTAGCTATCCGGGATACTTTCCTGGTGTGGCTGGCCTGGGAAATG tAACGCCCACCGATCTCTCGATGAAGCCCAATAGCCTAGCCTCCGGCATTGGCGGCAACTTggtcagcaacaacaatagcaacaactcCGTGGCCGGCAACATCAACTCCCAGCTGAGTGCCGCCAACTTGGCCAGCCTGAGCAAcgcgaacaacaacaacgctCTGGTGACCGCCACGCAACAACTGCAGCaactccaacaacaacagcagcagcaacaacaacagcagcagcaacaacagcagcaacagctccTGGGAGGTGGGGGCGGCATGGACGGGCAGTCCAACCGAGTGCCGCCCATCCTACCGCACAAGCTGAGCGCCAACGAGGTGACAGCGGCCCGCCAGGTGATATCCGCTTACCGTGAAAGCGCCGCCTTTCTGCTCCGCACCGCCGACCAGGTTGAGCAGCTGCTGGTCCAGCAGCAGTAG